Proteins from a genomic interval of Harpia harpyja isolate bHarHar1 chromosome 7, bHarHar1 primary haplotype, whole genome shotgun sequence:
- the G6PC2 gene encoding glucose-6-phosphatase 2 isoform X2: protein MGGAAAEILGACGGGRCRCRCREGESALNQVVGTKMIWVAVIGDWFNLIFKWILFGHRPYWWVQETMIYPNQSSPCLEQFPITCETGPGSPSGHAMGSSCVWYVMVTAALSYTVRWKDKSAVTLHRLTWSFLWSIFWIIQISVCISRVFIATHFPHQVILGVFAGILVAEAFEHTPAIQTASLRMYIKTNLFLFIFALGFYLVLKLLDIDLLWSVPKAKKWCANPDWINIDTTPFAGLVRNLGALFGLGFGINSEMFVMSCKGKNSCKISFRILCIAASLATLQLYNFVKIPTHTEYLFYILSFCKSAAMPLTVVALVPYCVHSLMRTTEKKLN from the exons CTCAACCAAGTGGTTGGTACTAAAATGATATGGGTGGCAGTCATTGGTGATTGGTTCAACCTCATATTTAAATG gaTTTTATTTGGCCATCGCCCATACTGGTGGGTGCAAGAAACAATGATTTATCCCAATCAGTCAAGCCCATGCCTTGAACAGTTTCCTATTACATGTGAAACTGGACCAG GAAGCCCATCTGGACATGCCATGGGATCTTCCTGCGTCTGGTATGTAATGGTCACAGCAGCACTTAGCTACACAGTTAGATGGAAAGATAAATCAGCAGTTACCCTTCACAG ACTGACATGGTCATTCCTCTGGAGTATTTTTTGGATTATCCAGATCAGTGTGTGCATCTCGAGAGTATTCATAGCAACACATTTCCCTCATCAAGTTATTCTTGGAGTATTTGCTG GCATTCTTGTGGCAGAAGCATTTGAACATACCCCTGCTATTCAGACAGCAAGCTTGAGAATGTACATCAAGACAAActtgtttcttttcatctttgcCCTTGGCTTTTATCTAGTCCTCAAGCTTCTTGATATTGACTTGCTATGGTCTGTTCCAAAGGCCAAGAAGTGGTGTGCCAACCCAGACTGGATAAACATTGACACAACTCCATTTGCTGGACTGGTGAGGAATTTAGGTGCGCTCTTTGGCTTAGGTTTTGGAATTAATTCTGAAATGTTCGTCATGAGCTGCAAAGGTAAAAATAGCTGTAAGATAAGTTTCCGCATATTGTGTATAGCTGCTTCTTTAGCTACACTGCAGCTGTATAATTTTGTTAAGATACCTACTCATACTGAGTATTTGTTCTACATTCTCTCTTTTTGTAAGAGTGCAGCTATGCCTCTGACTGTAGTTGCCTTGGTTCCGTACTGTGTCCACTCGTTAATGAGGACAACTGAAAAGAAACTTAATTAG
- the G6PC2 gene encoding glucose-6-phosphatase 2 isoform X1, whose protein sequence is MDLLHSNGVLIIQHLQRDYRAYQDFLNFMSHVGDPRNIFSIYFPLWFQLNQVVGTKMIWVAVIGDWFNLIFKWILFGHRPYWWVQETMIYPNQSSPCLEQFPITCETGPGSPSGHAMGSSCVWYVMVTAALSYTVRWKDKSAVTLHRLTWSFLWSIFWIIQISVCISRVFIATHFPHQVILGVFAGILVAEAFEHTPAIQTASLRMYIKTNLFLFIFALGFYLVLKLLDIDLLWSVPKAKKWCANPDWINIDTTPFAGLVRNLGALFGLGFGINSEMFVMSCKGKNSCKISFRILCIAASLATLQLYNFVKIPTHTEYLFYILSFCKSAAMPLTVVALVPYCVHSLMRTTEKKLN, encoded by the exons ATGGATCTCCTTCATAGCAATGGCGTGCTTATCATTCAGCATTTACAGAGGGACTACAGGGCTTACCAGGATTTCCTTAATTTTATGTCACATGTTGGCGATCCCCGGAATATATTCtcaatttattttcctctttggttTCAGCTCAACCAAGTGGTTGGTACTAAAATGATATGGGTGGCAGTCATTGGTGATTGGTTCAACCTCATATTTAAATG gaTTTTATTTGGCCATCGCCCATACTGGTGGGTGCAAGAAACAATGATTTATCCCAATCAGTCAAGCCCATGCCTTGAACAGTTTCCTATTACATGTGAAACTGGACCAG GAAGCCCATCTGGACATGCCATGGGATCTTCCTGCGTCTGGTATGTAATGGTCACAGCAGCACTTAGCTACACAGTTAGATGGAAAGATAAATCAGCAGTTACCCTTCACAG ACTGACATGGTCATTCCTCTGGAGTATTTTTTGGATTATCCAGATCAGTGTGTGCATCTCGAGAGTATTCATAGCAACACATTTCCCTCATCAAGTTATTCTTGGAGTATTTGCTG GCATTCTTGTGGCAGAAGCATTTGAACATACCCCTGCTATTCAGACAGCAAGCTTGAGAATGTACATCAAGACAAActtgtttcttttcatctttgcCCTTGGCTTTTATCTAGTCCTCAAGCTTCTTGATATTGACTTGCTATGGTCTGTTCCAAAGGCCAAGAAGTGGTGTGCCAACCCAGACTGGATAAACATTGACACAACTCCATTTGCTGGACTGGTGAGGAATTTAGGTGCGCTCTTTGGCTTAGGTTTTGGAATTAATTCTGAAATGTTCGTCATGAGCTGCAAAGGTAAAAATAGCTGTAAGATAAGTTTCCGCATATTGTGTATAGCTGCTTCTTTAGCTACACTGCAGCTGTATAATTTTGTTAAGATACCTACTCATACTGAGTATTTGTTCTACATTCTCTCTTTTTGTAAGAGTGCAGCTATGCCTCTGACTGTAGTTGCCTTGGTTCCGTACTGTGTCCACTCGTTAATGAGGACAACTGAAAAGAAACTTAATTAG
- the ABCB11 gene encoding bile salt export pump isoform X3 — protein sequence MLYFTAEENNVVEPNLEKVQSFSRGSYQASLRASLRQRSRSQLSNVVPDPPLSIARDHAESMYLMPSHGEDDERAKKESVVAEEDVKPVPFTRILKYNASEWPYMVLGSLAAAVNGAVSPLYALLFSQILGTFSILDEEERRIQINGVCLLFVFVGILSFFTQFLQGYTFAKSGELLTRRLRKIGFQAMLGQDIGWFDDQKNSPGALTTRLATDASQVQGATGSQIGMIVNSFTNIGVAMIIAFYFSWKLSLVILCFLPFLALSGAVQAKMLTGFASQDKKALEATGQISSEALSNIRTVAGIGKEKMFISNFEKHLDMPYRAAIKKAHVYGLCFGFAQSIVFIANAVSYRYGGFLVDTEGLHYSFVFRVISAIVTSGTALGRASSYTPNYAKAKTSAARFFQLVDRLPKISVYSEKGEKWDDFKGSIEFLNCKFTYPSRPDIQVLKGLSVDVKPGQTLAFVGSSGCGKSTSVQLLERFYDPEKGSVLIDGHDTKKINVQFLRSKIGIVSQEPVLFDCSIADNIKYGNNTKEAAMEKVIEAAQKAQLHDFVMSLPDKYETNVGAQGSQLSRGQKQRIAIARAIIRDPKILLLDEATSALDTESEKTVQAALDKAREGRTCIVIAHRLSTIQNADIIAVMSQGLVIERGTHDELMAMEGAYYKLVTTGAPIS from the exons AGCTTCACTTCGGCAGCGGTCCAGATCTCAGCTCTCTAATGTGGTCCCTGACCCTCCATTATCCATTGCAAGAGATCATGCAGAGTCTATGTATCTTATGCCTTCTCATGGAGAAGATGATGAACGAGCAAAAAAG GAGTCTGTTGTTGCGGAGGAAGATGTCAAGCCTGTACCATTTACCAGAATTTTGAAATACAATGCCTCTGAATGGCCATACATGGTGCTTGGATCTCTGGCAGCAGCTGTGAATGGAGCAGTCAGTCCACTATATGCTTTGTTATTCAGTCAGATTCTTGGG acctTCTCCATTCTTGATGAAGAAGAACGAAGAATCCAGATCAATGGTGTCTGCCTACTCTTTGTCTTTGTTggaattctttcatttttcacacaGTTTCTACAG GGATACACCTTTGCCAAGTCTGGTGAGCTGCTTACAAGACGGTTAAGGAAAATTGGTTTCCAGGCTATGCTAGGGCAAGACATTGGTTGGTTTGATGACCAGAAGAACAGCCCTGGTGCTTTGACTACAAGACTTGCAACAGATGCCTCACAGGTCCAAGGG GCAACTGGATCACAGATAGGAATGATTGTGAATTCCTTTACCAACATTGGGGTGGCCATGATCATTGCTTTCTACTTCAGCTGGAAACTGAGTTTAGTTATACTGTGTTTCCTGCCGTTTTTGGCCTTATCTGGAGCTGTGCAGGCTAAAATGCTGACAGGATTTGCCTCTCAGGACAAGAAAGCGCTGGAAGCTACTGGACAG aTTTCCAGTGAAGCCCTCTCTAACATCAGGACTGTCGCTGGGatagggaaagagaaaatgtttatcaGCAACTTTGAGAAGCACCTAGATATGCCCTATAGAGCTGCAATCAAAAAAGCACATGTTTACGGACTCTGCTTTGGCTTTGCCCAGAGCATAGTGTTCATTGCCAATGCTGTCTCTTACAGATATGGAGGATTTCTAGTTGACACTGAAGGACTCCATTACAGCTTTGTGTTCAG GGTGATCTCTGCTATTGTGACCAGTGGAACTGCTTTGGGAAGAGCTTCTTCCTATACCCCAAACTATGCTAAAGCCAAAACATCTGCTGCACGCTTTTTTCAACTGGTCGATCGGCTTCCTAAAATCAGTGTTTAcagtgaaaaaggggaaaaatgg gatGATTTCAAGGGAAGCATTGAATTTCTTAACTGTAAATTCACATACCCTTCTCGGCCTGATATTCAGGTCCTGAAAGGACTCTCTGTAGATGTTAAGCCTGGACAGACTTTGGCATTTGTTGGAAGTAGCGGCTGTGGTAAGAGCACCAGTGTCCAGCTTCTGGAGCGTTTCTATGACCCTGAGAAAGGAAGTGTG TTAATAGATGGACACGacaccaagaaaataaatgtacagTTTCTTAGATCAAAAATTGGAATAGTGTCCCAGGAGCCTGTGCTATTTGACTGCAGCATTGCTGATAATATCAAATATGGCAATAACACCAAAGAGGCGGCGATGGAAAAAGTCATAGAAGCGGCCCAGAAGGCTCAGCTGCATGATTTTGTTATGTCACTGCCTGAT aaatacgAAACCAATGTTGGGGCTCAGGGATCCCAGCTGTCTCGTGGGCAAAAACAACGCATTGCTATAGCGAGGGCCATCATACGAGATCCTAAAATTTTATTACTGGATGAAGCTACATCTGCCTTAGACACAGAAAGTGAAAAG ACCGTGCAGGCAGCGCTGGATAAGGCCAGAGAAGGGCGTACCTGCATCGTCATTGCCCACCGCTTGTCCACGATCCAGAATGCTGACATCATTGCTGTGATGTCGCAAGGACTCGTCATTGAAAGGGGCACTCATGATGAACTGATGGCCATGGAAGGAGCTTATTACAAGCTTGTTACCACTGGAGCCCCAATTAGCTGA